The nucleotide sequence TCTTGGAACGCGCGAAGGACACCGAGGCCGACGTCACCGAGGCGGCCGCGGCCCTGCGGGCGGCGGTGTCGGCCGGGCACGGCCTGCGCCTGCACGACGTCGTCTTCCTGGCGCCGGGCGAGGTGCCCCGCACCTCCAGCGGCAAGATCAGCCGGGCCCGGTGCCGGATGTCCTATCTGGACGGTGCGCTCACCGCCCGGCGGCTCGGATGAACGCGCCGGACGCCGCGGCGATCCGCGCCTGGCTGCTCGCGCGCCTCGGCGACGTGGACGTCGACCGGCCGCTGCACGAAACCGGACTGTCCTCACGGGACGCGGCGAGCCTGGCGGCCGACCTGGGCGAGTTCACCGGCCGCCTGCTGTCCCCGACCCTGGTGTGGCAGTACCCGACGATCACCGCGCTCGCCGCCCGTCTGTCCACTGTGGAGAATGAGGCGGCGTACGTACCGCTGCCGGAGGACAGCGAGCCGATCGCGGTCGTCGGCCTCGGCTGCCGGCTGCCCGGCGGGATCGAGTCCCCGGAAGCGTTCTGGCGTTTCCTCGAAGCCGGCGGCGACGGCATCGGCGACGTACCCGAAGGCCGCTGGGAGACGTTCGCCCCGGCTGAAGACCTCGCCGGCGTGCCGTCGCGGGGCGGGTTCCTCGACGACGTCGCCGGGTTCGACGCGGCGTTCTTCGGCATCACCCCGCGCGAAGCCGAGGCGATGGACCCGCAGCAGCGGATCCTCCTCGAGGTGGTCTGGGCGGCGCTGGAGCACGCGGGGATCCCGCCGGCCACCCTGCGCGGCAGCCGGACCGGGGTGTTCGTCGGGCTGTCGGCCACCGAGTACGGCTCGCTGACGATGACCGACGTCCCGCGGGTCGACGTCTGGGCCGGGACCGGCGCGGCGGCGAGCATCGCGGCGAACCGGGTGTCGTACCTGCTCGACCTGCGCGGGCCCAGCCTCACCCTGGACACCGCGTGCTCGTCTTCGCTGGTCGCGGTGCACCAGGCGGTGCAGAGCCTGCGCCGCGGCGAGAGCGAGACGGCGCTCGCCGCCGGGGTGAACGTCCTCCTCTCGCCCGGCATCACCGCCGGCTTCCACCGGGCCGGGGTGCTGGCCGCGGACGGCCGCTGCAAGCCGTTCGACGCCGGCGCCGACGGGATCGCCCGCGGCGAAGGCTGCGGCGTGGTCGTGCTGAAGACGCTGCGGGCGGCGCGGCAGGCCGGGGACCGGGTGCTGGCGCTGATCCGCGGCAGCGCGGTGAACTCCGACGGCCGGTCCAACGGCCTGACGGCGCCCAACCCCGAGGCCCAGGCGGCGTTGCTGCGCGACGCGTACGCCACGGCCGGCGTCGATCCGTCCTCTGTGGACTACGTCGAGGCGCACGGCACCGGGACGCCGCTGGGCGACCCGCTGGAGGCGGGCGCGCTGGCGGCGGTGCTCGGGGCGGGGCGTTGTCCCGGGCGTCCGCTGCTGCTGGGTTCGGTGAAGAGCAACCTGGGCCACCTCGAAGGCGCGGCCGGCATCACCGGGCTGGTGAAGGTGGTGCTGGCGATGACGCACCGGCGGCTGCCGCCGAGCCTCCACTTCCGCGAGCCGAACCCGCACATCGACTTCACGGGGCTGCGGGTGGTCGAGTCCGGTGTGGACTGGCCGCGGTATTCGGGGACGGCGCGGGCCGGGGTGTCGGCGTTCGGGTTCGGCGGGACGAACGCGCATGTCGTGGTCGAGGAGTGGCCGACGGCGGCGTTCCCGCCCCGGGCCGGTGCCGGCGGGCCGCAGGTGTTCGCGCTCTCGGCGCGGTCGGCGGAGGTGCTGCGGGCACGGGCGGCGGAGCTGGCGGACTGGCTGTCGGACGGTGCGGCGCCGCTCGACGCGGTCGCGGCGACCTTGGCACACCGGCGGGACCACTTGCCGGTGCGCGGGGCGGTGGTCGCCGAGAGCCGGGCCGAAGTGGTCGAGGCCCTGCGCGAGCTGGCCAAGGGACACGAGCGCCCCAATGTGGCCTTCGGTGCGTTCAACGCACCGAAGGCCACATTGGGTGCGTTGAACGCAACCAAGGCCCCCTTGGGGCGCTCGGGTGGGAGTGGGGTCGTCTTCGTCTTCTCCGGCTATGGCTCGCAGTGGTGCGGCATGGGCCGCNNNNNNNNNNNNNNNNNNNNNNNNNNNNNNNNNNNNNNNNNNNNNNNNNNNNNNNNNNNNNNNNNNNNNNNNNNNNNNNNNNNNNNNNNNNNNNNNNNNNNNNNNNNNNNNNNNNNNNNNNNNNNNNNNNNNNNNNNNNNNNNNNNNNNNNNNNNNNNNNNNNNNNNNNNNNNNNNNNNNNNNNNNNNNNNNNNNNNNNNNNNNNNNNNNNNNNNNNNNNNNNNNNNNNNNNNNNNNNNNNNNNNNNNNNNNNNNNNNNNNNNNNNNNNNNNNNNNNNNNNNNNNNNNNNNNNNNNNNNNNNNNNNNNNNNNNNNNNNNNNNNNNNNNNNNNNNNNNNNNNNNNNNNNNNNNNNNNNNNNNNNNNNNNNNNNNNNNNNNNNNNNNNNNNNNNNNNNNNNNNNNNNNNNNNNNNNNNNNNNNNNNNNNNNNNNNNNNNNNNNNNNNNNNNNNNNNNNNNNNNNNNNNNNNNNNNNNNNNNNNNNNNNNNNNNNNNNNNNNNNNNNNNNNNNNNNNNNNNNNNNNNNNNNNNNNNNNNNNNNNNNNNNNNNNNNNNNNNNNNNNNNNNNNNNNNNNNNNNNNNNNNNNNNNNNNNNNNNNNNNNNNNNNNNNNNNNNNNNNNNNNNNNNNNNNNNNNNNNNNNNNNNNNNNNNNNNNNNNNNNNNNNNNNNNNNNNNNNNNNNNNNNNNNNNNNNNNNNNNNNNNNNNNNNNNNNNNNNNNNNNNNNNNNNNNNNNNNNNNNNNNNNNNNNNNNNNNNNNNNNNNNNNNNNNNNNNNNNNNNNNNNNNNNNNNNNNNNNNNNNNNNNNNNNNNNNNNNNNNNNNNNNNNNNNNNNNNNNNNNNNNNNNNNNNNNNNNNNNNNNNNNNNNNNNNNNNNNNNNNNNNNNNNNNNNNNNNNNNNNNNNNNNNNNNNNNNNNNNNNNNNNNNNNNNNNNNNNNNNNNNNNNNNNNNNNNNNNNNNNNNNNNNNNNNNNNNNNNNNNNNNNNNNNNNNNNNNNNNNNNNNNNNNNNNNNNNNNNNNNNNNNNNNNNNNNNNNNNNNNNNNNNNNNNNNNNNNNNNNNNNNNNNNNNNNNNNNNNNNNNNNNNNNNNNNNNNNNNNNNNNNNNNNNNNNNNNNNNNNNNNNNNNNNNNNNNNNNNNNNNNNNNNNNNNNNNNNNNNNNNNNNNNNNNNNNNNNNNNNNNNNNNNNNNNNNNNNNNNNNNNNNNNNNNNNNNNNNNNNNNNNNNNNNNNNNNNNNNNNNNNNNNNNNNNNNNNNNNNNNNNNNNNNNNNNNNNNNNNNNNNNNNNNNNNNNNNNNNNNNNNNNNNNNNNNNNNNNNNNNNNNNNNNNNNNNNNNNNNNNNNNNNNNNNNNNNNNNNNNNNNNNNNNNNNNNNNNNNNNNNNNNNNNNNNNNNNNNNNNNNNNNNNNNNNNNNNNNNNNNNNNNNNNNNNNNNNNNNNNNNNNNNNNNNNNNNNNNNNNNNNNNNNNNNNNNNNNNNNNNNNNNNNNNNNNNNNNNNNNNNNNNNNNNNNNNNNNNNNNNNNNNNNNNNNNNNNNNNNNNNNNNNNNNNNNNNNNNNNNNNNNNNNNNNNNNNNNNNNNNNNNNNNNNNNNNNNNNNNNNNNNNNNNNNNNNNNNNNNNNNNNNNNNNNNNNNNNNNNNNNNNNNNNNNNNNNNNNNNNNNNNNNNNNNNNNNNNNNNNNNNNNNNNNNNNNNNNNNNNNNNNNNNNNNNNNNNNNNNNNNNNNNNNNNNNNNNNNNNNNNNNNNNNNNNNNNNNNNNNNNNNNNNNNNNNNNNNNNNNNNNNNNNNNNNNNNNNNNNNNNNNNNNNNNNNNNNNNNNNNNNNNNNNNNNNNNNNNNNNNNNNNNNNNNNNNNNNNNNNNNNNNNNNNNNNNNNNNNNNNNNNNNNNNNNNNNNNNNNNNNNNNNNNNNNNNNNNNNNNNNNNNNNNNNNNNNNNNNNNNNNNNNNNNNNNNNNNNNNNNNNNNNNNNNNNNNNNNNNNNNNNNNNNNNNNNNNNNNNNNNNNNNNNNNNNNNNNNNNNNNNNNNNNNNNNNNNNNNNNNNNNNNNNNNNNNNNNNNNNNNNNNNNNNNNNNNNNNNNNNNNNNNNNNNNNNNNNNNNNNNNNNNNNNNNNNNNNNNNNNNNNNNNNNNNNNNNNNNNNNNNNNNNNNNNNNNNNNNNNNNNNNNNNNNNNNNNNNNNNNNNNNNNNNNNNNNNNNNNNNNNNNNNNNNNNNNNNNNNNNNNNNNNNNNNNNNNNNNNNNNNNNNNNNNNNNNNNNNNNNNNNNNNNNNNNNNNNNNNNNNNNNNNNNNNNNNNNNNNNNNNNNNNNNNNNNNNNNNNNNNNNNNNNNNNNNNNNNNNNNNNNNNNNNNNNNNNNNNNNNNNNNNNNNNNNNNNNNNNNNNNNNNNNNNNNNNNNNNNNNNNNNNNNNNNNNNNNNNNNNNNNNNNNNNNNNNNNNNNNNNNNNNNNNNNNNNNNNNNNNNNNNNNNNNNNNNNNNNNNNNNNNNNNNNNNNNNNNNNNNNNNNNNNNNNNNNNNNNNNNNNNNNNNNNNNNNNNNNNNNNNNNNNNNNNNNNNNNNNNNNNNNNNNNNNNNNNNNNNNNNNNNNNNNNNNNNNNNNNNNNNNNNNNNNNNNNNNNNNNNNNNNNNNNNNNNNNNNNNNNNNNNNNNNNNNNNNNNNNNNNNNNNNNNNNNNNNNNNNNNNNNNNNNNNNNNNNNNNNNNNNNNNNNNNNNNNNNNNNNNNNNNNNNNNNNNNNNNNNNNNNNNNNNNNNNNNNNNNNNNNNNNNNNNNNNNNNNNNNNNNNNNNNNNNNNNNNNNNNNNNNNNNNNNNNNNNNNNNNNNNNNNNNNNNNNNNNNNNNNNNNNNNNNNNNNNNNNNNNNNNNNNNNNNNNNNNNNNNNNNNNNNNNNNNNNNNNNNNNNNNNNNNNNNNNNNNNNNNNNNNNNNNNNNNNNNNNNNNNNNNNNNNNNNNNNNNNNNNNNNNNNNNNNNNNNNNNNNNNNNNNNNNNNNNNNNNNNNNNNNNNNNNNNNNNNNNNNNNNNNNNNNNNNNNNNNNNNNNNNNNNNNNNNNNNNNNNNNNNNNNNNNNNNNNNNNNNNNNNNNNNNNNNNNNNNNNNNN is from Amycolatopsis mediterranei and encodes:
- a CDS encoding type I polyketide synthase, translated to MNAPDAAAIRAWLLARLGDVDVDRPLHETGLSSRDAASLAADLGEFTGRLLSPTLVWQYPTITALAARLSTVENEAAYVPLPEDSEPIAVVGLGCRLPGGIESPEAFWRFLEAGGDGIGDVPEGRWETFAPAEDLAGVPSRGGFLDDVAGFDAAFFGITPREAEAMDPQQRILLEVVWAALEHAGIPPATLRGSRTGVFVGLSATEYGSLTMTDVPRVDVWAGTGAAASIAANRVSYLLDLRGPSLTLDTACSSSLVAVHQAVQSLRRGESETALAAGVNVLLSPGITAGFHRAGVLAADGRCKPFDAGADGIARGEGCGVVVLKTLRAARQAGDRVLALIRGSAVNSDGRSNGLTAPNPEAQAALLRDAYATAGVDPSSVDYVEAHGTGTPLGDPLEAGALAAVLGAGRCPGRPLLLGSVKSNLGHLEGAAGITGLVKVVLAMTHRRLPPSLHFREPNPHIDFTGLRVVESGVDWPRYSGTARAGVSAFGFGGTNAHVVVEEWPTAAFPPRAGAGGPQVFALSARSAEVLRARAAELADWLSDGAAPLDAVAATLAHRRDHLPVRGAVVAESRAEVVEALRELAKGHERPNVAFGAFNAPKATLGALNATKAPLGRSGGSGVVFVFSGYGSQWCGMGR